The Kiritimatiellia bacterium genome includes the window CCGGCAGCAGCCAGTAGGCGAGATGTTGGTGGGGCCAGCAGCGGCGGCCGAAGGCGGGGATCGCGGCGATTCCCACGGCCGCGCAGAGGGCCGCTGCGAGGGTGGCGAGGCGGTCCCAAGGCACGCCCGCCGCGCTCAGAGCGGCGAGGATCGCAATCCAGAGAGCGTTTTCCCCGGCGGGCAGCCGTTCGGCCGGCGTGCCGATGAAGCCGTGGTCGGAAAAATGGCGAGCTAGGGCGTGGAAGAGAAGCCCCTCGTCGGTCGGAACGGCGGGAGCCTTTGTTCCACCCATCAGCAAAAGGGCGCCAAAAAACAGGGCCAATGCCGCGGCAGCCTGAATCCATGGGGTGGACAAGAGCGGCGGAGTTTCAGCAGTATTGTTAGATTCGTTCATCGCACTCGCCTCTCAATGCGTTCGACGATGACCACGGGCGGACGGACGCCTTGAACCCAGTATTCACGGCCGTGGATCACAAGGGATTCGTTGAGTAACGATTTGAGCTGGGCCGTATTGCCTCGGACGAAACAGACGGTGACCCACTGGACCCCTTGGCGCCGGACCAGCCGAAAATCGCTAGGCCGATTGATCAAAAATGGCGCCGGCTTCAGCTCTCCCTCATATTTCACGAACCGGCCCTGCCCTTCCAAGGGGACGAGCCGAAGATCACTGGGTGCCGACGGGAGAATGACCGCACCACCGGATTCCTCGGCGGGAGGCACGGAAGAATGGATGCGGGGAGCGGACTCCTGCTCGCCGGGTTCGGCGGGGCCCGAGGGTGGCGATGGGGCCTCAGGCGATGACGCGCGCTCCGGCAGGCCGCCGGCTTCGGGCGCCATCTCGGCGTCAGGGGTGAGCGAAGTAAGTTCAACGAACTCGCGGCTGACCCAGAGTGTGGCGTTTGTGGGCGCAACTTTCAGCCACTCGCCAAATTGGCCCCGTATGGTGACCGGGCTGCCGGCGGGGAGGCTGCCGACGATGCTGTAGTTGATTCCCGGACCCGCCCGAAGGTTCAGTTTATTCACAGTCACCACGCCGTCGCGGATGAATTCGCGGTAGGCCCAGACATCAACGGATTCAGGAGCTATGATCTCGACCCATCCTTCAATTTCAGATCGCACTGCGAGACGGTCGCCGGTGTGCGCCTGCGCGACCACCTCGGCTTGCAGGTCGGGCCGCGCGCGAAGGTTAACGCGGTCCGACCGAACGCGCGCCCAGACGGTTTCTGACCGGGCGTCACCGGCGACGGCGCCAGCCAGCAGAATAACTGCCAAAATCCGGCGAGCTAGATTGCAACCGCGCATGGAACCGATACTATGCCCAAACTCATATCCGGCGAAGACATTTTTGACAGGAGCACATGGTGCAGCACCTTTACCCGCGTTTGCCCTGGCAGCCCGGCGGTTGGCTTGTCCCTCCCTGGTTGGGTGCGGATGGGCCGCGTGTGAAGCTCTCATGGCGTCTCGACGAGCGGGAAGGATCGATCTGGCCCGCCGGCGAAGAGGATACCTGGGGCTTCGCATGGCGGCCGAGCCGCATGGTTTGGGCGACGCCGCACGGAGTCATCGAATATGGGAAGGACGTGGCCGGGCCGCCGGCGTTCTGCGCCGTGTGCCCGGAGCCGGACGTGTTATGGGGCGAGTCCGATCTCGACCACAAGCCTACCTTGGAGGGGGAGAAACCACCCGTACCCGGCGGGCCCGCCGTTCAGGTGCTGGAGACCGAACAGGTAACGGTGCGGCTTTTCCTTCAGGAAGAAAAAGGCAGGCTGCGATTCGCCGCCGTCGTCAGCCGGGACGTATCGGACGACGGCACGGCGACGTGGAACAAGTACCGATCCGAAAGCCCGGCGGCATTTCTCGCGGGCGCCTTGTCGCCATATCTGGAGTTTGCGCGGAGCCAGTCGGCAACCAACGAGAGCGACTTCCGCCGAATGGAGGGCGTGGTGGCCCGGATGATCCGCGACCTGCGCACAGGAGTGGACCCTCGCCGATTGATGTGCATTCCCGCTCGATCCTCCGACCGCCAAATGAGAACTGCGGACGTTCTCATCGCGGCGCGGGCCTGGCTCGAGGTGAGGCCCTCGATTGCGATGGAGCTGATTCGCACGGTCTTCAGCGGGCAGACGCCCGATGGAGACCTCCCCGCTTTCTACGACGAACTTGGACACCCGTCGACGGAAACCTTTGACCGCCCCGGATTCGCGCACATCGTGTGGCTGGTCTGGCAGCGCGAGCCGGATCGCGCGTGGTATGACGAGATTGCGCCGCGCGCCGTTCGATATGTTGAGGCGTTGATCCGCGCGATGGATCCCGATCGGCAAGGGTCGCCTCGCTGGCTGCGTGCCGGGGATTCTTTGGTTCCCAGTATCTACGATACCCAGTTGCGATCGCCGGATCTACCCGCCCTCCTTGTTCGCGAGGTTGACGCGCTGGAGCAGTTGGCGGGCGCGGTGGCGGTGCGGTCGCTCGACCTCGGCGACTTGTTGGCATACCGAGACCGATTGTTGAGCCGGTTGCGTTCCGATTTTTGGAATCCCGAGCTTCGCTGCTTTATCGAGCAGTTCGAGGATGGGCGGCCGGTATTGAGAAAGTCGATCACTTCACTGGTTCCCTTGGTCTGCCGCCAGTTGACGCGAGAGGAGGAACAGGCCCTGCTGGACCTGCTCGTCAACAGGGACTTTCTGTTAAGCCCGGCGGGGCTTCTTTCCTGGTCGGACTGGTCCGCGGAATCTGAATCCTCGATCCTGCCCGAAATCCAGGTGATGTTTCTCGACGCACTGAGCGAGCGTCGCGCGAGTTCGCAGCGTTCGACCTTGCGCGGCTCGCTGCTGTCGCACCTGCCGCCCGGCGAAACCCCCGCGGAACAAGCGCTTTTGCTGGTTTTGTTGTCTGTGCGAGCGGAGATCCACCTGCATACGCGGCTTATTTCCCCAGCGTTGAACTGGATGAATCGAAATCGCCGCTTTGTGGTCGCGACCATCATCCTGTTGGCGGTTCTGATCAATGTCGGGGTTGTGATGTATTATCGGCTGCGGGAACGGACGCTCACCCTTCAGGCTGTTGAAACCAACATCGGTCTGGCGCGGCGCCTGTATTCGGAGGGTCGCTTTGCGGAGGCCGAGCCGGTGATGCGCCAGGTTCTGGACAGCGATCAACCGCAGCCGACGGTCTGGTTTGAGATGGGGAACATCCTTTACAAACTGGGTCGGCTCGACGAAGCGGCGTATTGGTACGGGGAGCAAAAGGGGCCGCCCATCATTGTGGGCCAGGCGCAGCATAATCTGGCCGTAGTGCGTATGAAACAAGGCCGGTTGGAGGAGGCCCGGCAGATCTGGATGGCCAATCAGACAAATTATGCGATCACGGCTCCACAAGTAAGCGAGCGGGCCACTTTAGCCCTCAAATATCTCCCGGAAGCAGGGGAAAAATAAATGAGGGCGTGCACGCCAAGGAGGTCGGGACTGTGCCCTGTGGAGGAAACGTGCAGCGCCCTCGTGAGAGATATCGCCTAATCTGTTGCTTACTTACACAACTTTTTCGTCAACCCATTTTCGATAGACACTGCCGCTTCGCGATCGTTGACAAAAAAATTTCAAAATTTATCGTGTCTCGCGCGACTTCGATATCGTCATGAACATCGCAACGTTACGCAAAACGTGTCTCTTCGCACCGGCCATCGGCCTCGCGGCCATTCTCTTCGCGATCGGTTGTTTTCGCCAGGATCAACGAACCATCACGATACGCGTCCCGCAGATGCGGTCGCCCGCGTGCTACGCGTTGATTCAGGAGGCGCTCAAGAAGATCGAGGGGATCAAGAGCACTCGCCCGGATTACGAGAAGCGGACGGTGGACGTCACCTACGACGCGCTCAAATTGGCGATTAAAAACATTGAATTTGTAATTGCCGCCACGGGATTCCAGGCGAATGACATTGAACCGCCTCCCGACGCTCGCGCTCGACTGCCCGAGGATTGCCGCTGAACCATGCGACTCTCGGTCGTAAAACCAGCCCGCGCGGCCGATTCCGATCGCGCGATGGCCTACATACTCAGTGCAGGCTCCAAAGCCGTCGCTGATTCATCCCTTCAGAGGTGGGCTGACCGAGTTGGTTTCAAAGCGGAGGCGGAATCCTGCACGTATTTTACCGAGCGAGAACGGCCCATCTGGCTCGTTGGAGCCGGCACGGATGCAGAATGGCGCCCTTCCAACGCGCGAAACGTGGGAGGACAACTTGCCATGGCTGCGCGGCGCCTTGGGGTCACCAAGCTGGATGTTCGACTGGACTCCGCAGGCGCGCCGAAGAGCCAGCCGGCAACTGTCCGAGCGCTGGTTACCGGCCTCGTATGCGGCGGTTACCAGGTGCAGGGTCCGGCCCCAGTGCCGGCTCCCGCGCTGGAAGAAGTGCGGTTGGTGGTTCCGGCCAACCAGGCTGATTTGCTTTCCGATGCCGCTGCGCGAGGTGCCGAGGTCGGTCGTGTCATCAACCGGGTGCGCGATATTGCCAATCGCCCTGGCAACGAGGCACCGCCGATGGAAATCGCAGCGTGGGCCGCCAACATGGCGCGGCAGAGGGGGCTGCGCTGCGAAGTGTGGGACCGCAACCGCCTTGAACGGGAACGCTGTCATGCGTTCCTCGCCGTGGCCGCCGGCAGCCGGCAGCCGCCCTGTTTGATTCAGCTCACCTACCGGGGTCGTTCAAAGGCCCTTCGGCCCGTCATCTTCGTCGGGAAGACGATTACCTTCGATACAGGTGGAATCTCGCTCAAGCCGGGCAAAAATATGGAATGGATGAAGTTCGACAAATCGGGCGGGATGGCGGTTCTCGCGTTCATGGCCCTCGTGGCTTCTGTCCTGAAACCGGATCGGACTGTCATCGGAATGCTAGCCGCCGCGGAGAATATGCCCGGCGGCGCTGCAACCCGGCCTGGCGATGTGGTTCGCGCGCGGAACGGAAAGACCATCGAGATCGTCAACACGGATGCCGAGGGCCGACTGGTCTTGGCAGATACTCTCGATGTGGCCTGTTCGCTCAAACCTGCCGCCATCATCGATCTCGCCACGCTGACCGGTGCGGCGAACGTGGCGCTCGGGCGCCCGTATTCAGCGGTGCTTTCCAATCATCGTCCGCTGTCGGAATCCCTCTGTCAGGCCGGTGAGGAAAGCGGTGATCGCCTATGGCCGCTGCCGCTCGACCGCGACTATCGGTCCCTGCTGAAAACCCCGTTTGCCGACCTCAAAAATGTGGGGGATGGCAGCGCCGGGACGATCGTGGGCGGTATTTTTCTTGAGCATTTTGTCAATCCGTCAATTCCCTGGGCGCACATCGATCTGACCTCTGCGTGGGAGGAGCGGGCGACCCCTCACGGGCCCGCAGGTGCGACTTTGTTTGGGGCTGCCCTCCTGGCGCAATGGGTTGATCGAGGCGGCATGGAGTCGCTTGACACATGATCCTCCCCGCGGCTGTCACGCGCATCGACCTGCCCGGCATCCCGCGCGTGCGGAGCGGAAAAGTTCGAGAGTTGTTTGATGTTGGTGATTACTATCTGATCGTTGCGACGGATCGGATTTCCGCGTTTGACTGCATCCTGCCCACCGGCATTCCGGGCAAGGGATTCGTCCTGAATCAGCTATCGGCGTGGTGGTTTCGCAGGCTGCGCGACGTGGTGCCCAATCACTTCATCACGGACGACGTTCGGGATTACCCTGCCATGCTGCAGCCCTACGCCGATCGACTGAAAGGTCGGTCCATGCTGGTTCGCAAAGCGGAGGTGTTGCCCATCGAGTGCGTCGCCCGGGGGTATTTGATCGGTTCCGGTTGGGTGGAATACCAACGGACCGGGTCGATCTGCGGAATTCCCCTGCGGCCCGGCTACCGCATGGCGGACCGGCTCGATGAGCCGATTTTCACGCCGGCGACCAAGGCGGAGTCCGGTCATGACCAGAACATTACCTTCGAGGAGGCGGCTGCCCGTGTGGGCTGGGAGAGAGCCGAGGAGCTCCGCGCCGTCTCGCTTGCTCTATACCAGCGCGCATCGGAGCATGCGGAACGGTGCGGACTCATCCTCGCGGACACCAAATTTGAATTCGGGCTGGCTGAGGGCAGTCTTCTGCTCATTGATGAAGTATTGACCCCGGACAGCTCGCGCTACTGGCCGGCTGATTCGTATGCTCCTGGCAAATCGCCGCCGTCGTTTGACAAGCAATATGTCCGGGATTACCTCGAATCGCTGGGTTGGAACAAGCAGCCGCCTGCGCCGCCGCTCCCGGACGACGTGGCGAAGCGGACGGCGGCAAAATACGTTGATGCGTTCGTTCAACTCACCGGATCCTTGCCGAATCTATAAAGCCATGCAGGTCCTAGTGGACCAGTTTCTCGATTACCTGACTTTGGAGCGTGGCCTTACCGAAAATACTCGCCGTGCCTATGAGAACGATCTGCGCCGGTTTGTTGCGTGGCTCCAAGGGCGGGGAATCCGCACGATGAACGCTGTTTCGCGCCGTGCCATCGTCGATTACTTATTGTGGGAGCGTGATGCCGGCCTCGCGGCGCCGAGCCTATCCCGACGCCTGGCGGCTATTCGGGCTTTCTTGCGGTATCTGCAACAGGAAGGATTCGTTGCCGCCAATGTGGCCGAAACCATGGAATCCCCGCGGCTTTGGCGCTGGCTGCCTGACTCACTGCCACCCGCCGATGTGGAGCGCCTTCTGGCGGCTCCGGATCTCGATAAGCCCGTTGGGTTGCGTGATCGGGCGCTGCTCGAGACGCTTTATGGGTGCGGACTTCGTGTTTCCGAAGCGGCCGGTCTGGCGACTTCGGATATTCGATTCGAAAGCGGATGCCTGCGTTGTTTTGGAAAGGGCCGAAAGGAAAGGATTGTTCCGCTGGGCGCGGCGGCCGCCGTATTTCTGCGCCGCTATCTTAGCGAGGTGCGCCCGCGATGGGATCGCGACGGATCCAAGCCTCATGTCTTTTTGTCGGCCCGCGGCCGCCCCCTAAGCCGGAAGACGATCTGGCAGATGGTTCGCCGGTACGCGCGCGCAGCAGGAATCGGAAAGCGCGTCACACCCCATACGTTGAGGCATTCTTTTGCGACGCACATGCTGGCGAATGACGCCCCGCTACGGGCGATTCAAGAGATGCTCGGCCATGCCGACATCGCCACCACGCAGATTTATACGCATGTCGATGCGCCCCGCCTAGTGCAGGTTCATCGGCGCTTCCATCCGCGCGCATGATCCTGCGGCCCAATCCTTACAAGGAACTCGAGGCAGCCATCGGCTACCGATTCCGGAAGAGGCGCCACCTTGAGGAAGCGTTGACTCACCCTTCGTTCGCCCACGAAAATCCCGGCGTTGATATTCGGCACAATCAGCGGTTGGAATTTTTGGGGGATGCCGCCTTGGGGCTTATCGCAGCCCATTCGCTCTATTCGCTGAAACCGGATGCTTCGGAGGGCGAACTAACGAAATTGCGTAGCGCTCTAAGTTCGACCCGAGCACTGGCGGACATCGCGCAGAGTATCCGTCTCGGCGACTATCTTCGGCTGGGCCGGGGGGAGGAAATGGGCGGCGGCCGCCTTCGCGCATCGATTCTGGCGGATGCCTTGGAAGCCGTCATTGGCGCCGCATTTCTCGACGGGGGCTTGAAAGCGGCCATAAAGATCTTCCAGGCGGTTTTCGCTCCGCGTCTCGATCTCGCCACGACCTTGGAATGGTACGAGAATCCGAAAGGGGCGCTTCAGGAATGGACACATAAGCAGGGAACCGCGGCCCCCGAATATCGGGTCAAACACGAAGAGGGGCCGCCCCATCAGCGGCGTTTTACAGTAGAGGTCTCGGTCGGCGGCCGGCCGCTGGGGGAAGGGTCCGGACGAACCAAGCGCGAGGCGGAGAAGGATGCCGCACGCGATGCACTCCGGCGCATCCGCGGGCCGATGGGTGGGGATGTTCTGCGAAGCTAAAATCGAACAAGGTCACCATTTGTTGCGGTCTCAACTTAGCTAATCGAGTGAGCAACCCAAGTTATAATGGGACGAAAGAAGGGGGTTGCGAATTTTTTGAAGAAATTAAATTATTAGGATTGAATAAAGATTCGCATCTAGTATGGTTAATTCAAAAAGAAGGAGTGATCGAATGGCGAAAATTCTGTCCAAGATGACGCTCGCCGAACTGATGGCGGAAGTGCAGCGGCGACGTAAGATGCTGCCGGTACTGCAAAAGAAGGCCGCGCAACTCGAGAAGGAGCTGGCTGTGGTCCGGGCCGAAATTGAGGCGCTCGGCGGCACGATGCCGGCCGCTACCTCCGTCGGCCGCAGGCAGAAGGTAAAAGCCGCCGGTTCCGCTCGGCGCTCGCGTCCGAAAAACAAGGTGA containing:
- a CDS encoding SH3 domain-containing protein; translation: MRGCNLARRILAVILLAGAVAGDARSETVWARVRSDRVNLRARPDLQAEVVAQAHTGDRLAVRSEIEGWVEIIAPESVDVWAYREFIRDGVVTVNKLNLRAGPGINYSIVGSLPAGSPVTIRGQFGEWLKVAPTNATLWVSREFVELTSLTPDAEMAPEAGGLPERASSPEAPSPPSGPAEPGEQESAPRIHSSVPPAEESGGAVILPSAPSDLRLVPLEGQGRFVKYEGELKPAPFLINRPSDFRLVRRQGVQWVTVCFVRGNTAQLKSLLNESLVIHGREYWVQGVRPPVVIVERIERRVR
- a CDS encoding tetratricopeptide repeat protein, coding for MVQHLYPRLPWQPGGWLVPPWLGADGPRVKLSWRLDEREGSIWPAGEEDTWGFAWRPSRMVWATPHGVIEYGKDVAGPPAFCAVCPEPDVLWGESDLDHKPTLEGEKPPVPGGPAVQVLETEQVTVRLFLQEEKGRLRFAAVVSRDVSDDGTATWNKYRSESPAAFLAGALSPYLEFARSQSATNESDFRRMEGVVARMIRDLRTGVDPRRLMCIPARSSDRQMRTADVLIAARAWLEVRPSIAMELIRTVFSGQTPDGDLPAFYDELGHPSTETFDRPGFAHIVWLVWQREPDRAWYDEIAPRAVRYVEALIRAMDPDRQGSPRWLRAGDSLVPSIYDTQLRSPDLPALLVREVDALEQLAGAVAVRSLDLGDLLAYRDRLLSRLRSDFWNPELRCFIEQFEDGRPVLRKSITSLVPLVCRQLTREEEQALLDLLVNRDFLLSPAGLLSWSDWSAESESSILPEIQVMFLDALSERRASSQRSTLRGSLLSHLPPGETPAEQALLLVLLSVRAEIHLHTRLISPALNWMNRNRRFVVATIILLAVLINVGVVMYYRLRERTLTLQAVETNIGLARRLYSEGRFAEAEPVMRQVLDSDQPQPTVWFEMGNILYKLGRLDEAAYWYGEQKGPPIIVGQAQHNLAVVRMKQGRLEEARQIWMANQTNYAITAPQVSERATLALKYLPEAGEK
- a CDS encoding heavy-metal-associated domain-containing protein, translating into MNIATLRKTCLFAPAIGLAAILFAIGCFRQDQRTITIRVPQMRSPACYALIQEALKKIEGIKSTRPDYEKRTVDVTYDALKLAIKNIEFVIAATGFQANDIEPPPDARARLPEDCR
- a CDS encoding leucyl aminopeptidase → MRLSVVKPARAADSDRAMAYILSAGSKAVADSSLQRWADRVGFKAEAESCTYFTERERPIWLVGAGTDAEWRPSNARNVGGQLAMAARRLGVTKLDVRLDSAGAPKSQPATVRALVTGLVCGGYQVQGPAPVPAPALEEVRLVVPANQADLLSDAAARGAEVGRVINRVRDIANRPGNEAPPMEIAAWAANMARQRGLRCEVWDRNRLERERCHAFLAVAAGSRQPPCLIQLTYRGRSKALRPVIFVGKTITFDTGGISLKPGKNMEWMKFDKSGGMAVLAFMALVASVLKPDRTVIGMLAAAENMPGGAATRPGDVVRARNGKTIEIVNTDAEGRLVLADTLDVACSLKPAAIIDLATLTGAANVALGRPYSAVLSNHRPLSESLCQAGEESGDRLWPLPLDRDYRSLLKTPFADLKNVGDGSAGTIVGGIFLEHFVNPSIPWAHIDLTSAWEERATPHGPAGATLFGAALLAQWVDRGGMESLDT
- a CDS encoding phosphoribosylaminoimidazolesuccinocarboxamide synthase: MILPAAVTRIDLPGIPRVRSGKVRELFDVGDYYLIVATDRISAFDCILPTGIPGKGFVLNQLSAWWFRRLRDVVPNHFITDDVRDYPAMLQPYADRLKGRSMLVRKAEVLPIECVARGYLIGSGWVEYQRTGSICGIPLRPGYRMADRLDEPIFTPATKAESGHDQNITFEEAAARVGWERAEELRAVSLALYQRASEHAERCGLILADTKFEFGLAEGSLLLIDEVLTPDSSRYWPADSYAPGKSPPSFDKQYVRDYLESLGWNKQPPAPPLPDDVAKRTAAKYVDAFVQLTGSLPNL
- the xerD gene encoding site-specific tyrosine recombinase XerD, which gives rise to MQVLVDQFLDYLTLERGLTENTRRAYENDLRRFVAWLQGRGIRTMNAVSRRAIVDYLLWERDAGLAAPSLSRRLAAIRAFLRYLQQEGFVAANVAETMESPRLWRWLPDSLPPADVERLLAAPDLDKPVGLRDRALLETLYGCGLRVSEAAGLATSDIRFESGCLRCFGKGRKERIVPLGAAAAVFLRRYLSEVRPRWDRDGSKPHVFLSARGRPLSRKTIWQMVRRYARAAGIGKRVTPHTLRHSFATHMLANDAPLRAIQEMLGHADIATTQIYTHVDAPRLVQVHRRFHPRA
- the rnc gene encoding ribonuclease III; this encodes MILRPNPYKELEAAIGYRFRKRRHLEEALTHPSFAHENPGVDIRHNQRLEFLGDAALGLIAAHSLYSLKPDASEGELTKLRSALSSTRALADIAQSIRLGDYLRLGRGEEMGGGRLRASILADALEAVIGAAFLDGGLKAAIKIFQAVFAPRLDLATTLEWYENPKGALQEWTHKQGTAAPEYRVKHEEGPPHQRRFTVEVSVGGRPLGEGSGRTKREAEKDAARDALRRIRGPMGGDVLRS